One part of the Microlunatus elymi genome encodes these proteins:
- a CDS encoding M50 family metallopeptidase, with protein sequence MEVVTEIWQRATATQPPPHPQVVGVIAVIGMILVLYRRTWPVTRLLVTITHEGAHALAAMLAGRRLTAIHLNSDTSGLTVSHGKARGPGMIIMLTVGYLGPALAGLGAAALLAAGHSIGLLWLLVLLLSLMLLLIRNAYGILVLLVAGGSVFLISWYLDPVWQSAAAYLITWILLIAAPKPVIELIMQRRRGGDRSSDVAQLVTLTRIPGPIWSGLFLVCSLAGLALGTAVLLPSLIELFEPMFTG encoded by the coding sequence GTGGAGGTTGTGACCGAGATCTGGCAGCGAGCCACCGCAACGCAGCCGCCGCCGCACCCGCAGGTGGTCGGCGTGATCGCGGTGATCGGAATGATTCTGGTGCTCTACCGGCGGACCTGGCCGGTCACCCGGCTGTTGGTCACCATCACCCACGAGGGCGCGCACGCGCTGGCGGCGATGCTGGCCGGGCGTCGGCTGACCGCCATCCATCTGAACAGCGACACCTCGGGCCTGACCGTCTCGCACGGCAAAGCCAGAGGGCCGGGCATGATCATCATGCTGACAGTCGGCTACCTCGGGCCGGCGCTGGCCGGGCTGGGCGCCGCCGCGCTGCTCGCGGCCGGACACAGCATCGGTCTGCTCTGGCTGCTGGTGTTGCTGCTGTCGCTGATGTTGCTGCTGATCAGGAACGCGTACGGGATCCTGGTGCTGCTGGTCGCGGGTGGTTCGGTGTTCTTGATCAGCTGGTATCTGGACCCGGTCTGGCAATCCGCGGCGGCCTACCTGATCACCTGGATCCTGCTGATCGCAGCACCGAAGCCGGTGATCGAGTTGATCATGCAACGGCGGCGCGGCGGCGATCGTAGCTCCGACGTCGCGCAACTGGTGACGCTGACCCGGATCCCCGGCCCTATCTGGAGCGGGCTTTTCCTGGTGTGCAGTCTGGCCGGTTTGGCACTGGGAACCGCGGTCCTGCTGCCGAGCCTGATCGAGCTGTTCGAACCGATGTTCACCGGCTGA
- a CDS encoding DNA-3-methyladenine glycosylase, translating to MRTELAGDVTVAARTLLGATLQRGEVAVRIVEVEAYDGPTDPAAHTYNGKTDRNWVMFGPAGHLYVYFNYGMHHAANVSAGPDGRGSGVLLRAGEVIRGIDLARQRRGPAVVDRDLARGPGRLTQALGITRADNGTDLLATDPATDAVRLLPRATPPPKINTGPRVGISKEMERPWRFWIADDQHVSAYRRHTPRKRRGVDPVTD from the coding sequence GTGCGGACCGAACTGGCCGGTGATGTGACGGTGGCGGCTCGGACGCTGCTCGGGGCGACCTTGCAACGAGGCGAGGTCGCGGTGCGGATCGTTGAGGTGGAGGCGTACGACGGTCCGACCGACCCGGCCGCCCACACCTACAACGGCAAGACGGATCGCAACTGGGTGATGTTCGGACCGGCCGGCCATCTGTACGTCTACTTCAACTACGGCATGCATCACGCCGCCAACGTGTCGGCCGGGCCCGACGGTCGAGGCAGCGGGGTGTTGCTGCGCGCCGGCGAGGTGATCCGCGGAATCGATCTTGCTCGACAGCGCCGGGGACCCGCGGTCGTCGATCGTGATCTTGCTCGCGGCCCCGGTCGGCTGACCCAGGCGCTGGGCATCACCCGGGCCGACAACGGGACCGACCTGCTGGCAACCGACCCGGCGACCGACGCGGTCCGACTGTTGCCCCGAGCCACGCCGCCGCCCAAGATCAACACCGGCCCGCGGGTCGGCATCAGCAAGGAGATGGAGCGGCCTTGGCGGTTCTGGATCGCCGATGATCAGCATGTCTCTGCCTATCGCCGACACACCCCGCGCAAGCGACGCGGGGTCGACCCGGTGACGGACTGA
- a CDS encoding mercuric reductase: MERFDAIVIGAGQAGPSVAGQLAGDGQRVALVEFEQVGGTCLNHGCRPTKALRASAVAAHRARRAGDYGIRTGPVRVDFPAVMQRMHSMIDEMRSGLLDWLESLPGLELVSGQATLQTGDGEHRVLTDDGRELVSPRIYLDLGARAATPPIPGLDAVNFLTEVELLQLTELPEDLIIIGGSYIGCEFGQMFARFGSRVTIIGAIAPREDPDVSSAVAEMLSSEGIRLIPSHADEVSENEGRITVRCQDGTSVSGEQLLVAAGRRPNTDLIGNEHGLEVDEHGYLRIDDRYATSVPGVWALGDINGHGAFTHTAYQDSQILLDPDRSVAARITAYAMFTDPPLGRVGMTQTEARASGRRVLTSKLPMSAVSRARLDSETVGLMRVLVDADTEEILGATFFGLDGDDLVQQVGLAMQAKVGYRRVRDALPIHPTVAEFIPTLMSSLAPLDQ, translated from the coding sequence ATGGAACGCTTTGATGCGATCGTGATCGGCGCCGGTCAAGCCGGTCCCAGTGTTGCCGGCCAGCTGGCCGGCGACGGGCAGCGGGTGGCGCTGGTGGAGTTCGAGCAGGTCGGAGGCACCTGTCTCAACCACGGCTGTCGCCCGACGAAGGCGCTGCGAGCCAGCGCGGTCGCGGCGCATCGGGCCCGTCGAGCCGGCGACTACGGCATCAGGACCGGTCCCGTACGAGTTGACTTCCCGGCAGTCATGCAGCGCATGCACAGCATGATCGACGAGATGCGATCCGGACTGCTCGACTGGCTGGAATCCCTGCCCGGGTTGGAATTGGTGAGTGGCCAGGCGACCCTGCAGACCGGCGACGGCGAGCACCGGGTGTTGACCGACGACGGCCGCGAACTGGTTTCACCTCGCATCTATCTCGATCTGGGAGCTCGTGCCGCAACGCCGCCGATCCCGGGACTGGACGCGGTCAACTTCCTGACCGAGGTCGAACTGTTGCAACTGACCGAGCTGCCGGAGGACTTGATCATCATCGGCGGCAGTTACATCGGCTGCGAGTTCGGTCAGATGTTTGCCCGGTTCGGATCTCGGGTGACGATCATCGGCGCGATCGCCCCGCGCGAGGATCCGGATGTCTCCTCGGCAGTGGCCGAAATGCTTTCCAGTGAAGGGATCCGACTGATTCCGAGCCATGCCGACGAGGTCAGCGAGAACGAGGGGCGAATCACGGTTCGCTGCCAGGACGGCACCTCGGTCTCCGGTGAGCAACTCCTGGTGGCCGCCGGCCGGCGGCCCAACACCGACCTGATCGGGAACGAACACGGCCTGGAGGTCGACGAGCACGGCTACCTGCGGATCGATGATCGCTACGCCACCTCGGTCCCGGGTGTCTGGGCGCTGGGCGACATCAACGGGCACGGCGCCTTCACCCACACGGCTTATCAGGACAGCCAGATCCTGCTCGATCCGGATCGGAGCGTTGCCGCGCGGATCACCGCATACGCGATGTTCACCGATCCGCCGCTGGGCCGCGTCGGCATGACCCAGACCGAGGCGCGGGCATCCGGGCGTCGGGTGCTCACGTCGAAGCTGCCGATGTCTGCGGTGAGCCGAGCCAGATTGGACAGCGAGACAGTCGGACTGATGCGGGTCCTGGTGGACGCCGACACCGAGGAGATCCTCGGCGCCACCTTCTTCGGGCTGGACGGAGACGATCTCGTGCAGCAGGTCGGCCTCGCGATGCAGGCGAAGGTCGGCTATCGCCGGGTCCGCGACGCGCTGCCGATCCATCCGACGGTTGCCGAGTTCATTCCGACGTTGATGTCCTCGCTGGCCCCGTTGGATCAGTAG
- a CDS encoding SanA/YdcF family protein: protein MPRHRARKQAQPTGYVPRVGQVALLGAGVGVAALAGSVGYVRSFARGRLFSAADVPYAPVGLVLGALAYSDGTPSPFLQARLDLARQLLAAGKIGMILVSGDHAAPAFDETLCMQEYLHARGVRRDKIVVDRHGYDTYDSCVRARDVFGVTKVTVITQSYHLPRAVGTARAIGLDANGVGDDTVRERRTSWTRGAIRDQLACLKTVTDLALQRRPVLQNPTDQVQRALDPARPRHN, encoded by the coding sequence GTGCCTCGACACCGTGCCCGCAAGCAAGCGCAGCCGACCGGCTACGTCCCCCGGGTCGGGCAGGTTGCATTGCTGGGGGCCGGTGTTGGGGTCGCGGCGTTGGCCGGTTCGGTCGGCTACGTCCGTTCCTTCGCCCGCGGCCGGCTGTTCAGCGCCGCCGATGTCCCCTATGCCCCGGTCGGTCTGGTGCTGGGCGCCTTGGCGTACTCCGACGGCACACCCTCGCCCTTCCTGCAAGCGCGACTTGATCTGGCACGACAACTGCTGGCAGCCGGCAAGATCGGAATGATCTTGGTCTCCGGTGATCATGCCGCGCCCGCCTTTGACGAAACCCTGTGCATGCAGGAATATCTGCATGCGCGCGGTGTCCGCAGGGACAAGATCGTCGTCGACCGGCATGGTTATGACACCTACGACTCCTGCGTTCGAGCCCGCGACGTCTTCGGCGTGACCAAGGTCACCGTGATCACCCAGAGCTATCACCTCCCCCGCGCCGTCGGCACCGCTCGTGCGATCGGACTGGACGCCAACGGCGTGGGTGACGACACCGTTCGCGAACGCAGGACATCCTGGACCCGTGGCGCGATCCGCGATCAGCTCGCCTGTCTGAAGACCGTGACCGACCTCGCCCTGCAGCGCCGCCCGGTGCTGCAGAACCCGACCGATCAGGTCCAACGCGCCCTGGATCCTGCTCGCCCCCGCCACAACTGA
- a CDS encoding LuxR family transcriptional regulator has translation MGDVADSAIDPARFGHSDWPFCARGEEFDVITALFAEQLGAADPANVSAAGTPPTADAPTHPDTSSPTGAVVVAPAGIGKSRLLKEVQSWARRQQLRTATVIGTRAAATTPYGAMLHLVPAEARQGHTDATSWYGAVIGALRSGGDPLLLIIDDAQLLDAGSADLILHLVLEGVIRPLVAIRRGEPVPDPITALWKDGYAIRIDLQPFSTREIKELLRAALGGELSARTADLLARMVQGNVLYARELVTGAVQDGALRRIDGVWRWNEQLVLAPRLIDAVGQRLSGLSESDRQTLAMLALGEPLPPSCVERLADPEALTRLERAGLLQDDQDELRLHHPLYGEVILSQIGVMTRRRLLRRLADALEADRPASRPGEVDQEREVDQEEVDQGRGNPETLLRIASWRLEAGGEVPPQMLTAAATQANRVFDYVLGERLARAARARGAGVAASMEVARGLAGQNRYPEAERVLADNEQAVLAETDAELHQTYLSCRVRGLYLGLGRRDETAAMLERFHAAHHDPAARLTPAHVREADHQYLGYRANLDIDDGRAADVLDRVQPVFADPESSAQSRLLALETSGEALAYLGLHARAQQVQDSLRRLSQDAFTNVAAAADVASAAAEATLQQALCLTLDGQADQATAMVSAIQDALVHSPDAINRGLSALALGKCLLLQGKPAEARGPLMDAEVAFRSAEVGGSRSWALAMLAQTAALTGDMTTARRWLGQSRERALDRRVARTEEDAVAAAVWIAVLEGDATGAARIAVEGAEQLRELPMPRAGLLHLSVRVGGSASAVRRPLQELADSSECTFPGLLADHVDATAGDDAIALEHCAERFAERGLRLLAAEAAAQASVSHAASARSSAASRTAVRSQQLAAGSAGVRTPLLLDERPRWPELSRREREVARLAADGLSNAAIASRLVLSVRTVESHLYQAYAKLGVESRAELVRYLGTD, from the coding sequence ATGGGGGACGTCGCGGACTCGGCGATCGATCCGGCACGGTTCGGTCACAGCGATTGGCCGTTCTGTGCCCGCGGCGAGGAATTCGACGTGATCACCGCTCTGTTCGCCGAGCAGCTCGGCGCCGCTGATCCGGCCAACGTCTCCGCAGCAGGCACGCCCCCGACGGCCGACGCCCCCACTCACCCCGACACCTCGTCTCCGACAGGTGCGGTGGTGGTGGCACCGGCGGGGATCGGGAAGAGCCGGCTGCTCAAGGAGGTGCAGTCCTGGGCTCGGCGGCAGCAGCTCCGTACCGCGACAGTGATCGGGACCAGGGCAGCCGCGACCACCCCATACGGAGCGATGTTGCATCTGGTGCCGGCCGAGGCACGGCAGGGCCATACCGACGCGACCTCCTGGTACGGCGCCGTCATCGGCGCGCTGCGATCGGGCGGCGATCCGCTGTTGTTGATCATCGACGACGCCCAACTACTCGACGCCGGCAGCGCGGATCTGATCTTGCATCTGGTGTTGGAGGGCGTGATCCGGCCGCTGGTCGCGATCCGGCGCGGCGAGCCCGTACCGGATCCGATCACCGCTCTGTGGAAGGACGGCTACGCCATCCGGATCGACCTGCAACCCTTCTCCACAAGGGAGATCAAGGAGTTGCTGCGTGCCGCGTTGGGTGGCGAACTGAGCGCCAGGACGGCCGATCTGCTGGCCCGGATGGTCCAGGGCAACGTGCTGTACGCCCGTGAACTGGTCACCGGCGCGGTCCAGGACGGAGCGCTGCGCCGAATCGACGGCGTCTGGCGATGGAACGAGCAGCTGGTCCTCGCGCCGCGGCTGATCGACGCGGTCGGACAACGGCTGTCCGGTTTGAGCGAGTCCGACCGGCAGACGCTGGCGATGCTGGCGTTGGGCGAGCCGCTGCCGCCGAGCTGCGTCGAACGGCTGGCCGACCCCGAAGCGCTGACCCGGCTGGAACGGGCCGGCCTGCTGCAGGACGACCAGGACGAGCTGCGGCTGCACCATCCGCTCTACGGCGAGGTGATCCTGTCCCAGATCGGGGTGATGACCCGCCGCCGGCTGCTCCGGCGACTGGCCGATGCCCTGGAGGCCGACCGGCCGGCCTCCCGCCCCGGAGAAGTTGATCAAGAACGCGAAGTTGATCAAGAAGAAGTTGATCAAGGACGAGGCAACCCGGAAACGCTGCTCCGGATCGCGAGTTGGCGGCTGGAGGCGGGCGGCGAGGTACCGCCGCAGATGCTGACGGCAGCAGCGACCCAGGCCAATCGCGTGTTCGACTACGTCCTGGGCGAAAGGCTGGCCCGGGCGGCTCGCGCCCGCGGCGCCGGGGTGGCCGCGTCGATGGAAGTCGCCCGCGGACTTGCCGGCCAGAATCGGTATCCGGAGGCGGAACGGGTGCTCGCCGACAACGAGCAGGCCGTGCTGGCCGAGACCGACGCGGAGCTGCATCAGACCTACCTGAGCTGCCGAGTCCGGGGGCTCTACCTGGGGCTCGGTCGGCGCGACGAGACGGCGGCCATGCTGGAGCGATTCCACGCCGCGCATCACGACCCGGCTGCCCGGTTGACGCCGGCCCATGTCCGAGAGGCCGACCATCAGTACCTCGGTTACCGGGCCAACCTCGACATCGACGACGGCCGCGCAGCCGATGTCCTCGATCGGGTGCAGCCGGTGTTCGCCGACCCCGAATCCAGCGCGCAGTCTCGGCTGTTGGCGCTGGAGACCAGTGGCGAGGCGTTGGCCTACCTCGGCCTGCACGCCCGAGCCCAGCAGGTGCAGGATTCGCTGCGCCGGTTGTCCCAGGACGCCTTCACCAATGTCGCCGCCGCAGCCGACGTGGCCAGCGCTGCCGCGGAGGCAACCCTGCAACAGGCGCTCTGTCTCACCCTGGACGGCCAGGCCGATCAGGCCACCGCGATGGTCTCGGCGATCCAGGACGCGCTGGTGCACAGCCCGGACGCGATCAACCGCGGTCTGTCCGCGCTGGCTCTCGGCAAATGCCTGCTGTTACAGGGAAAACCGGCCGAAGCACGTGGCCCGCTGATGGATGCGGAGGTCGCCTTCCGCAGCGCCGAGGTCGGTGGGTCGCGTTCCTGGGCGTTGGCGATGCTGGCCCAGACCGCGGCGTTGACGGGCGACATGACGACCGCTCGACGGTGGCTGGGACAGAGTCGGGAACGCGCGCTGGATCGGCGGGTCGCCCGGACCGAGGAGGACGCGGTCGCAGCCGCCGTCTGGATCGCCGTGCTCGAAGGCGATGCGACCGGCGCCGCACGGATCGCCGTCGAGGGCGCGGAGCAGCTGCGCGAGTTACCGATGCCGCGGGCCGGCCTGCTGCACCTGTCCGTACGCGTCGGTGGATCAGCATCGGCCGTCCGCCGGCCGTTGCAGGAGCTCGCGGACAGTTCCGAATGCACCTTCCCGGGGCTGCTGGCCGACCACGTCGACGCGACCGCCGGCGATGATGCGATCGCGCTCGAACACTGCGCCGAACGGTTCGCCGAGCGTGGCCTGCGACTGCTCGCCGCCGAGGCCGCCGCGCAGGCGTCCGTCAGCCATGCCGCGTCCGCTCGGAGCTCGGCCGCATCGCGTACGGCGGTTCGCAGTCAGCAACTCGCGGCCGGGTCCGCGGGCGTACGGACTCCGTTGCTGTTGGACGAGCGGCCGCGATGGCCCGAACTCAGCCGCCGGGAACGCGAGGTCGCCCGGCTGGCCGCCGACGGTTTGTCGAATGCTGCCATCGCGTCCCGGTTGGTGCTTTCGGTGCGGACGGTCGAGTCGCATCTCTACCAGGCGTACGCCAAACTCGGCGTCGAGAGCCGTGCCGAGCTGGTCCGTTATCTCGGCACCGACTGA
- a CDS encoding DNA-formamidopyrimidine glycosylase family protein — protein MPEGDIVWSVCRQLHRALAGKSLTRCEFRVPALAVTDLTGEIVNEVRPRGKHLLVRFGNGYTLHSHLQMDGAWRVFADGRNWNGGPIHEIRAVLGVRGATAVGYRLPVLELILTDHEQHVLGHLGPDLLDKNWDPDVAVRRLRSNPNRSIGEALLDQRNLAGIGTVYRAEILFLQGIHPRTRVGDVPDLRRLCERARTLMINNLGGFEQNTTGDRRPSRAHWVYGRSGRPCRRCGTPIAVEEFGPGGQERLSYWCPHCQPRR, from the coding sequence ATGCCGGAGGGTGACATCGTCTGGTCGGTTTGCCGGCAACTTCATCGTGCGCTGGCCGGAAAGTCCTTGACCCGTTGCGAATTCCGCGTCCCCGCCCTCGCTGTGACCGACCTCACCGGAGAGATCGTCAACGAGGTACGGCCACGCGGCAAACACCTGCTCGTCCGCTTCGGCAACGGCTACACCTTGCACTCCCACCTGCAGATGGACGGTGCTTGGCGGGTCTTCGCCGACGGCCGCAACTGGAATGGCGGACCCATCCATGAGATTCGCGCCGTTCTTGGCGTGCGGGGCGCAACAGCCGTCGGCTACCGGCTGCCGGTGCTGGAATTGATCTTGACCGACCACGAACAGCACGTCCTGGGACACCTCGGCCCGGATCTGCTCGACAAGAACTGGGATCCAGACGTTGCCGTACGCAGATTGCGATCGAATCCGAACCGCTCCATCGGCGAAGCCCTGCTCGATCAGCGCAATCTCGCCGGCATCGGCACCGTCTACCGCGCAGAAATCCTTTTCCTGCAAGGCATTCACCCGCGTACCAGGGTCGGTGACGTGCCCGATCTGCGCCGCCTGTGCGAACGAGCCCGTACGTTGATGATCAACAACCTCGGCGGCTTCGAGCAGAACACCACCGGTGATCGACGGCCGAGCCGCGCCCATTGGGTCTACGGACGCAGCGGCCGGCCTTGTCGGCGCTGCGGCACCCCGATCGCGGTCGAGGAATTCGGCCCGGGCGGGCAGGAACGCCTCAGCTATTGGTGCCCGCACTGCCAACCGCGGCGATGA
- the pgi gene encoding glucose-6-phosphate isomerase, with product MTAPVDPTGTEAWATLTELQHDFQPDLRGWFAADPQRAATYTFTAGDLFVDLSKNFLNPQIKQALIALAEQVGLTDRIEQMFSGQHINVTEDRAVLHTALRAPEDGTLEVDGQDVVGEVHEVLRRVYEFADKVRGGTWTGVTGKRIETVVNIGIGGSDLGPVMAYEALLPYKQDGLTARFISNIDPTDAYTKTHDLDPETTLFIVSSKTFGTLETLTNARLSRSWLLDGLIASGAISGDEDSRKEAVAKHFVAVSTALDKVADFGIDPANAFGFWDWVGGRYSVDSAIGTSLAVAIGPDNFADFLAGFHKIDEHFRTTPLEQNVPALMGLLNVWYNNFFGAETHAVLPYAQYLHRFPAYLQQLTMESNGKGVRYDGSPVTTSTGEVFWGEPGTNGQHAFYQLIHQGTRLIPCDFITVANPSHPLQDGDVDVHELFLANFFAQTRALAFGKTADQVRAEGTPESIVPARVFTGNRPTSSIMAPALTPAVLGQLVALYEHITFTEGTVWGIDSFDQWGVELGKQLALEVAPAVGGDADALANQDSSTQSLIDYYRSQRRRA from the coding sequence ATGACAGCACCGGTCGATCCCACTGGCACCGAGGCCTGGGCCACGCTCACCGAACTGCAGCACGACTTCCAGCCCGATCTGCGCGGCTGGTTCGCGGCAGATCCGCAGCGGGCCGCCACGTACACGTTCACCGCCGGCGACCTCTTCGTCGACCTGTCGAAGAACTTCCTCAACCCGCAGATCAAGCAGGCCCTGATCGCGCTGGCCGAGCAGGTCGGTCTGACCGATCGGATCGAGCAGATGTTCTCCGGCCAGCACATCAACGTAACCGAGGATCGCGCCGTCCTGCACACCGCGCTGCGCGCTCCCGAAGACGGCACCCTCGAGGTCGACGGTCAGGACGTGGTCGGCGAGGTGCACGAGGTTCTGAGGCGGGTGTACGAGTTTGCCGACAAGGTCCGCGGCGGGACGTGGACCGGTGTCACCGGCAAGCGGATCGAGACCGTCGTCAACATCGGCATCGGCGGTTCTGATCTTGGTCCGGTGATGGCGTACGAGGCCCTGTTGCCGTACAAGCAGGATGGGCTGACCGCGCGCTTCATCTCCAACATCGACCCGACCGACGCGTACACCAAGACTCACGATCTTGATCCGGAGACGACACTCTTCATCGTCAGCTCCAAGACCTTCGGCACCCTGGAGACGCTCACCAATGCCCGACTGTCCCGGTCGTGGCTGCTGGACGGGCTGATCGCGTCGGGGGCGATCTCCGGCGACGAGGACTCACGCAAGGAAGCCGTGGCCAAGCATTTCGTCGCGGTGTCGACGGCGCTGGACAAGGTCGCCGACTTCGGCATCGATCCGGCGAACGCCTTCGGCTTCTGGGATTGGGTCGGCGGCCGCTACTCGGTCGACTCCGCCATCGGCACCTCGTTGGCCGTGGCCATCGGGCCGGACAACTTCGCCGACTTCCTGGCCGGTTTCCACAAGATCGACGAACATTTCCGCACGACCCCGCTGGAGCAGAACGTGCCGGCTCTGATGGGCTTGCTGAACGTCTGGTACAACAACTTCTTCGGCGCCGAGACGCATGCGGTGCTGCCGTACGCGCAATATCTGCATCGCTTCCCGGCCTATCTGCAGCAGCTGACGATGGAGTCCAACGGCAAGGGCGTCCGCTACGACGGCAGCCCGGTCACAACCTCGACTGGTGAGGTGTTCTGGGGGGAACCCGGCACCAACGGCCAGCACGCGTTCTACCAGCTGATCCACCAGGGCACCCGGCTGATCCCGTGTGACTTCATCACCGTCGCCAACCCCTCACATCCCTTGCAGGACGGGGATGTCGACGTACACGAGCTGTTCCTGGCGAACTTCTTCGCTCAGACCCGTGCGCTCGCATTCGGCAAGACCGCCGACCAGGTGCGGGCCGAGGGGACGCCGGAGTCGATCGTGCCGGCCCGGGTGTTCACCGGCAATCGGCCGACGAGTTCGATCATGGCCCCGGCACTCACCCCCGCGGTGCTCGGTCAGCTGGTCGCGCTGTACGAGCACATCACCTTCACCGAAGGAACGGTGTGGGGAATCGACAGCTTCGATCAGTGGGGCGTCGAGTTGGGCAAGCAACTCGCGCTCGAGGTCGCGCCCGCCGTCGGTGGTGACGCCGATGCCCTGGCCAACCAGGATTCCTCGACCCAGTCCTTGATCGACTACTACCGATCGCAGCGCCGCCGGGCCTGA
- the nirD gene encoding nitrite reductase small subunit NirD: MTLTADNPTLVDLAWTDVCSLTDLEPEWGEAALLDGRQLAVFRLWDDQVVITSNLDPRTGSAVISRGIVGTRSGCPTVASPLHKESYSLITGECFGNPDLRLQIYLARVVAGRVQVAL; this comes from the coding sequence ATGACTCTGACCGCTGACAACCCAACCCTTGTCGATCTTGCCTGGACCGACGTCTGCTCGCTGACTGATCTCGAGCCCGAATGGGGCGAAGCCGCTCTGCTGGACGGCCGCCAACTGGCCGTGTTCCGGCTGTGGGACGACCAGGTGGTGATCACCTCGAACCTGGACCCGCGGACCGGCTCAGCGGTGATCTCCCGCGGCATCGTCGGCACCCGGTCGGGCTGCCCGACCGTTGCTTCGCCCCTGCACAAGGAGTCGTACAGCTTGATCACCGGCGAGTGCTTCGGCAATCCCGACCTGCGACTGCAGATCTACCTCGCCCGCGTCGTCGCCGGTCGAGTCCAGGTCGCCCTCTGA